In the genome of Gemmatimonas sp., the window GCGCCGGCTGCCAAGCGATCAACGGATTGTGTAAAGTCGCTGGCGATCGTCGCTCCCGATTTCGCTTCGACAAAGGTGACGATGTTCGCCTCGCTCGCGATCAGATCCACCTCGAGGCCCGCGACATCGCGATAGTGGAAAAGATCGCGCCGAATGCCGAGATGCGCACTCTGCTTCATTAGCTCCGACGCCACCCAACTCTCGAACAGCGCGCCGCGCAGGGGGTGCGTGCGCAGCTGCCCGGGCTCGCGAATGCCGAGCAGATAGGACGCCACTCCCGTGTCGACGAAGTGCAGCTTAGCGGACTTCACGACTTGCTTGCGAAACGTCGGATGCCAGCCTGGCAACCGGAACACGAGATAGCTGGCCTCGAGTACCGAGAGCCACGCTTTGGCGGTGTTGTGTGAGATGCCGGCGTCGGCGCCAAGGCGAGAGAGATGCGTTTCACCGGCCGTGCTTCCGGCGCACAGCTGCAGAAAGTTGGTAAAGGCGCGCAGGTCGCCGACGTTGAGGAGCTGGCGGACATCGCGTTGCACGTAGGTCGCCACGTAGTCGGCCAGCCACTGATGCGGCGGAATCTGCCGATCGTAAATTCGCGGATACGCACCGGTCCAGAGCGCCTCGAACAAATCGCTCGGCGATGTCGGGAATCGCTGCAACTCCGCCCAGCTGGGCGGAAAGAGTTCCAGCAATCCGGTGCGACCGGCGAGCGACTGGGTGACCGACGCCGTCAGCGCGAGTTGTTGTGAGCCGGTGAGAATGAAGCGTCCCGGCGCGGGGTTCGCGTCCACATCGGACTGGAGGTAGCTGAACAGCTCCGGCACACGCTGCACTTCGTCGATGATGGCGCCATTGGGGAGCGACGCGAGGAAGCCATGCGGGTCGGACAGCGCGAACTCCCGCACATCGAGCGGCTCGAGGCTCACGTATTGGAGCGACGGAAAGGTGGAGCGGCACAGCGTCGTTTTTCCCGACTGGCGGGGGCCAGTGACACTCACCACGGGGTAATACCGGGCAAGTTCGGTGAGTCGACTGGCCGCGTCGCGGACGATCATCTATTGAGTGTACGCCGGGTCGATTATTTTGTCAATTGAATTGCCAATTTGTGTTTCAGATTCGTAAGTCAATGAAAATTAGCATGTTAG includes:
- a CDS encoding ATP-binding protein; this translates as MIVRDAASRLTELARYYPVVSVTGPRQSGKTTLCRSTFPSLQYVSLEPLDVREFALSDPHGFLASLPNGAIIDEVQRVPELFSYLQSDVDANPAPGRFILTGSQQLALTASVTQSLAGRTGLLELFPPSWAELQRFPTSPSDLFEALWTGAYPRIYDRQIPPHQWLADYVATYVQRDVRQLLNVGDLRAFTNFLQLCAGSTAGETHLSRLGADAGISHNTAKAWLSVLEASYLVFRLPGWHPTFRKQVVKSAKLHFVDTGVASYLLGIREPGQLRTHPLRGALFESWVASELMKQSAHLGIRRDLFHYRDVAGLEVDLIASEANIVTFVEAKSGATIASDFTQSVDRLAAGARQSARTLAIETRVIYGGTSRQTRGATQLVPWREVDSLLAPSGGVRT